The Drosophila nasuta strain 15112-1781.00 chromosome 2L, ASM2355853v1, whole genome shotgun sequence genome window below encodes:
- the LOC132794029 gene encoding bomanin Short 3, protein MKFLSVAFLLGLLALASATPLNPGNVIINGDCRVCNVHGGK, encoded by the exons atgaaattccTATCGGTTGCTTTCCTGCTCGGTCTCTTGGCTCTGGCCAGTG CCACTCCTCTGAATCCTGGCAATGTGATCATCAACGGTGATTGCCGAGTGTGCAACGTGCACGGTGGCAAATAA